Proteins from one Sphingopyxis terrae subsp. terrae NBRC 15098 genomic window:
- a CDS encoding energy transducer TonB: protein MPLIVALSIAALASTPPPPPPIVIPAPVDKSPLPLLESADGWPALLSWDIADARCSDGALDTAGVKAVLRAMSNRPMRTAAQIIYRFDIDADGRPISIESDGSPGALGQDLPASLAASRFPVGQARTRCTIRYRISAQAVGAAAPPDLLAYTMTPISGPLPKEGWARIRDIGTCAAPPRPRPLLRAFPDFSKIPATRGRKDWSFVLYDTDAKGRPVNLKTFATSGNRELDAAARDAVARSRFTGGVRTQCLYPYRRAPETVSPPPIPDADAFRPQGATCGDDRAWDRKPALIYPAAYRRRAVEGWAVLTYDIAPWGEIGNVKVAAAQPAADFGTQAQRMLLSARAAASPQGWTGCVERVRFQMGTAQDDDDKPDSDDAT from the coding sequence ATGCCCCTTATTGTCGCGCTTTCGATTGCCGCCCTGGCCAGCACGCCGCCACCCCCTCCGCCCATTGTCATTCCGGCTCCTGTCGACAAGTCGCCCCTTCCGCTGCTTGAGTCTGCCGACGGTTGGCCGGCGCTGCTTTCCTGGGATATCGCCGATGCGCGCTGCAGCGACGGCGCCCTCGACACTGCGGGCGTAAAGGCCGTCCTGCGCGCGATGTCGAACCGGCCGATGCGCACCGCCGCCCAGATAATTTATCGTTTCGACATCGACGCCGACGGACGGCCGATTTCGATCGAGAGCGACGGGTCGCCTGGCGCTCTTGGTCAGGATCTACCGGCATCGCTGGCGGCAAGCCGTTTCCCGGTCGGGCAAGCCCGCACCCGATGCACGATACGCTATCGCATCAGCGCGCAGGCGGTCGGCGCCGCTGCACCCCCGGATCTGCTCGCTTATACGATGACGCCGATTTCGGGACCGTTGCCCAAAGAGGGATGGGCGCGCATCCGCGACATCGGCACTTGCGCCGCACCGCCGCGCCCCCGGCCGCTCCTTCGCGCCTTTCCGGACTTTTCGAAAATCCCGGCGACGCGGGGACGAAAAGACTGGTCCTTTGTCCTTTACGACACCGATGCGAAAGGGCGCCCCGTCAACCTGAAGACATTTGCGACGTCGGGCAATCGGGAGCTCGATGCGGCGGCGCGCGACGCCGTGGCACGATCGCGCTTCACCGGAGGCGTTCGCACGCAATGCCTCTACCCTTATCGGCGGGCGCCAGAGACGGTATCACCGCCGCCGATTCCCGATGCCGACGCATTCAGGCCGCAGGGCGCGACCTGCGGCGACGATCGCGCGTGGGACCGCAAGCCGGCCCTGATCTACCCCGCCGCTTATCGCCGGCGCGCAGTCGAAGGCTGGGCGGTGCTGACGTATGACATCGCCCCTTGGGGTGAAATCGGCAATGTCAAGGTTGCCGCGGCGCAGCCTGCTGCCGACTTCGGCACCCAGGCGCAGCGAATGCTCCTGTCCGCGCGGGCCGCGGCTTCGCCGCAAGGATGGACGGGCTGCGTCGAGCGGGTCCGTTTCCAGATGGGAACGGCGCAGGACGACGATGACAAACCCGACTCCGACGACGCGACCTAG
- the rpsM gene encoding 30S ribosomal protein S13: MARIAGVNLPTNKRVIIALTYIHGIGRKTAVDIADKLGIDHTRRIQDLSDAEVLQIRETIDADLTVEGDLRRNTAMNIKRLMDLACYRGLRHRKGLPVRGQRTHTNARTRKGKAKPIAGKKK, translated from the coding sequence ATGGCACGTATCGCGGGCGTAAACCTGCCCACCAACAAGCGCGTAATCATCGCGCTCACCTACATCCACGGCATCGGCCGCAAGACCGCCGTCGACATCGCCGACAAGCTCGGCATCGACCACACCCGCCGCATCCAGGACCTGTCGGACGCCGAAGTCCTGCAGATCCGCGAAACGATCGACGCCGACCTCACGGTCGAGGGTGATCTTCGCCGCAACACGGCGATGAACATCAAGCGCCTCATGGACCTCGCCTGCTATCGCGGCCTGCGTCATCGCAAGGGCCTTCCGGTCCGCGGCCAGCGCACGCACACCAATGCGCGCACCCGCAAGGGCAAGGCCAAGCCGATCGCCGGTAAGAAGAAGTAA
- a CDS encoding inositol monophosphatase family protein, whose protein sequence is MPARNLEAVIAATREVGDMAMARWRGEGKAVNVWHKSENNPVSDVDLAVDARLKAVLGAMVPEAGWLSEETADNSDRLSRRFMWCVDPIDGTRDFIRGRPGWAVSVALVVDGAPEIGVLYAPALDELWVARKGQGATLNGETLRASRRMIFNGSRVPADSLPKIDRDLIMVTKPNSIALRMALVADDRADLVATLRWGFEWDVAAAALIATEAGATVTDAFGEPLVFNTPRAQAFGVIASAPGIHGAVVNRLHDRAVALTADD, encoded by the coding sequence ATGCCCGCGCGCAACCTGGAAGCCGTGATCGCCGCGACGCGCGAGGTCGGCGACATGGCGATGGCGCGCTGGCGCGGCGAGGGCAAGGCAGTCAATGTCTGGCACAAGTCGGAAAATAATCCGGTCAGCGACGTCGATCTGGCGGTCGATGCCCGGTTGAAGGCGGTTCTCGGCGCGATGGTGCCGGAGGCCGGATGGCTTTCGGAGGAAACCGCGGACAACAGCGACCGGCTGTCGCGCCGTTTCATGTGGTGCGTCGACCCCATCGACGGCACCCGCGACTTCATCCGCGGCCGTCCGGGCTGGGCGGTGTCGGTCGCGCTGGTCGTCGACGGCGCCCCCGAAATCGGCGTGCTCTACGCGCCCGCGCTCGACGAACTGTGGGTCGCCCGCAAGGGTCAGGGTGCGACGCTCAACGGCGAAACGCTGCGCGCCAGCCGCCGGATGATCTTCAACGGATCGCGCGTTCCCGCCGACAGCCTGCCCAAGATCGACCGCGACCTCATCATGGTGACAAAGCCCAACAGCATCGCGCTGCGCATGGCGCTGGTCGCCGACGATCGCGCCGATCTGGTCGCGACGCTGCGCTGGGGTTTCGAATGGGACGTCGCCGCCGCGGCGCTGATCGCGACCGAGGCCGGCGCGACCGTCACCGACGCCTTTGGTGAGCCGCTCGTCTTCAACACGCCGCGCGCGCAGGCCTTCGGTGTCATCGCGAGCGCGCCGGGCATTCATGGCGCGGTCGTCAACCGGCTGCACGACCGGGCGGTGGCGCTGACCGCCGATGATTGA
- a CDS encoding DNA-directed RNA polymerase subunit alpha: MTVNIRNWQELKKPSNLEIKAGSDSKRKATFVAEPLERGFGLTLGNALRRVLLSSLQGAAITSIKIENVLHEFSSLAGVREDVTDIVLNVKQIALKMEGEGPKRLQLSATGPATVKAGDIMVSGDIKVMNPDHVICHLDDGATLNMELVADTGKGYVPATANRPADAPIGLIPVDSLYSPVRQVAYKVDNARIGQELDYDKLSLTVDTDGTVTPEDAVAYAARILQDQLQVFVHFEEAMNDSGLIGMAAPSASTEESDVNQLNRFLLKKVDELELSVRSANCLKNDNIIYIGDLVQKTEAEMLRTPNFGRKSLNEIKEVLSSMGLRLGMDIPGWPPENIEEMAKKLEQELLG; encoded by the coding sequence ATGACTGTCAATATCCGGAACTGGCAGGAATTGAAGAAGCCCAGCAACCTGGAAATCAAGGCTGGCAGCGACAGCAAGCGCAAGGCCACCTTCGTCGCCGAACCGCTCGAACGCGGCTTTGGCCTGACGCTTGGCAACGCGCTGCGCCGCGTGCTCCTGTCGTCGCTCCAGGGTGCGGCCATCACGTCGATCAAGATCGAGAACGTCCTGCACGAATTCTCGAGCCTGGCCGGCGTGCGCGAGGACGTGACCGACATAGTTCTCAACGTGAAGCAGATCGCGCTCAAGATGGAAGGCGAAGGCCCGAAGCGGCTGCAGCTTTCGGCGACCGGTCCCGCGACCGTCAAGGCCGGCGACATCATGGTGTCGGGTGACATCAAGGTGATGAACCCCGATCACGTGATCTGCCACCTCGACGACGGGGCGACGCTGAACATGGAACTCGTTGCCGACACCGGTAAGGGCTATGTTCCCGCGACGGCCAACCGTCCGGCCGACGCGCCGATCGGCCTGATCCCGGTCGATTCGCTCTACTCGCCGGTGCGTCAGGTCGCCTACAAGGTCGACAATGCTCGCATCGGTCAGGAACTGGACTATGACAAGCTGTCGCTGACCGTCGATACCGACGGCACCGTGACCCCGGAAGATGCCGTCGCCTATGCTGCGCGCATCCTCCAGGACCAGCTTCAGGTCTTCGTCCACTTCGAAGAAGCGATGAACGACAGCGGCCTCATCGGCATGGCGGCTCCGTCGGCTTCGACCGAGGAATCGGACGTCAACCAGCTCAACCGCTTCCTTCTCAAGAAGGTCGACGAGCTCGAACTGTCGGTTCGTTCGGCCAACTGCCTCAAGAACGACAACATCATCTACATCGGCGACCTGGTCCAGAAGACCGAGGCCGAGATGCTCCGCACGCCGAACTTCGGCCGCAAGTCGCTCAACGAGATCAAGGAAGTGCTCTCGTCGATGGGTCTGCGCCTCGGCATGGACATCCCCGGCTGGCCGCCGGAAAACATCGAGGAAATGGCCAAGAAGCTCGAACAGGAGCTACTGGGTTAA
- a CDS encoding DUF1192 domain-containing protein: MDDDDLPRRRDDVLTALAKQSLDPLSVAELDDRLAVLEAEIARTKAHKAAAGSFKANAEALFRKG, encoded by the coding sequence ATGGACGACGACGACCTTCCCCGCCGCCGCGACGATGTGCTGACGGCGCTCGCCAAACAGTCGCTCGACCCCTTGTCGGTCGCCGAACTCGACGATCGGCTTGCGGTGCTGGAAGCCGAGATAGCACGCACAAAGGCGCACAAGGCGGCAGCGGGCAGCTTCAAGGCAAATGCGGAGGCACTGTTCCGCAAAGGATGA
- the rpsK gene encoding 30S ribosomal protein S11, which produces MAREPQRLRRRERKNISSGVAHVNATFNNTMITITDAQGNAIAWSSAGMMGFKGSRKSTPYAAQVCAEDAGKKAAEHGVRTLEVEVKGPGAGRESALRALQAVGFHITSIRDVTPIPHNGVRPAKRRRV; this is translated from the coding sequence ATGGCTCGTGAACCGCAGCGCCTTCGTCGGCGCGAACGCAAGAATATCTCGTCGGGCGTCGCCCACGTCAACGCGACCTTCAACAACACGATGATCACCATCACCGACGCGCAGGGCAATGCGATTGCCTGGTCGAGTGCCGGCATGATGGGCTTCAAGGGCAGCCGCAAGTCGACGCCCTATGCAGCGCAGGTTTGCGCCGAGGACGCCGGCAAGAAGGCCGCCGAACATGGCGTCCGCACGCTGGAAGTCGAAGTGAAAGGCCCCGGCGCCGGTCGTGAATCGGCCCTGCGCGCGTTGCAGGCGGTCGGTTTCCACATCACGTCGATCCGCGACGTGACGCCGATCCCGCACAACGGCGTACGTCCGGCCAAGCGCCGCCGCGTCTGA
- a CDS encoding TldD/PmbA family protein, giving the protein MLSVSEALDRAQMLCAAATKAGADAADALYYCNAATSVSMRLGALEDVERSEGQDISLRVFVGQRSASVSTADMDAAELAKLVERCVAMAREAPEDPYAGLAPADRLFTGPVPDFDLDDGSEADPQALREAALAVEEAARAVAGVTNSEGGSASHSRTRFALATSHGFAGGYGSSGHSLSASVIAGEGAAMQRDYGWHSAHHLSDLESAAEIGARAGTRAVARLNPGKAPVGKVPVVLDPRIGSSIVGHLLGAIAGPAIARGTSFLLGKEERALFDSAIVVRDEPHRPRGLRSRAFDGEGLPTAARDIVADGRITGWLLDTASAKQLGLEPTGHASRGGGASGVSASNLHLAAGSIAPDALIADIDRGVYITELIGQGVNPVTGDYSRGASGFLIEGGRIAGPIAEFTIAGNLIDMFAALVPADDLVFRHGTNVPTLRIDGMTVASS; this is encoded by the coding sequence ATGCTGAGTGTTTCCGAAGCCCTCGACCGCGCGCAAATGCTTTGCGCCGCCGCGACCAAGGCGGGCGCCGACGCCGCCGACGCGCTTTACTATTGCAATGCCGCGACCTCGGTCTCGATGCGGCTGGGCGCGCTCGAGGATGTCGAGCGGTCCGAGGGGCAGGATATCAGCCTGCGCGTTTTCGTCGGGCAGCGCAGCGCCAGCGTCTCGACCGCCGACATGGATGCCGCCGAACTGGCGAAGCTCGTCGAGCGCTGCGTTGCCATGGCACGCGAGGCGCCCGAAGATCCCTATGCGGGCCTCGCCCCCGCCGACCGCCTGTTCACCGGCCCGGTCCCCGATTTCGATCTCGACGACGGCAGCGAAGCCGATCCCCAGGCGCTGCGCGAGGCCGCGCTGGCGGTCGAGGAGGCTGCGCGCGCCGTCGCCGGCGTCACCAACAGCGAAGGCGGCAGCGCGAGCCACAGCCGCACGCGCTTCGCGCTCGCGACGAGCCATGGCTTCGCCGGCGGCTATGGGTCGAGCGGGCACAGCCTGTCGGCGAGCGTCATCGCCGGCGAAGGCGCGGCGATGCAGCGCGATTATGGCTGGCACAGCGCGCATCATCTGTCCGACCTCGAAAGCGCCGCCGAAATCGGCGCGCGCGCCGGAACCCGCGCCGTCGCGCGGCTGAACCCCGGCAAGGCGCCCGTCGGCAAGGTGCCGGTCGTCCTCGATCCGCGCATCGGCAGCAGTATCGTCGGCCATCTGCTCGGCGCGATCGCCGGCCCCGCGATCGCCCGCGGCACCAGCTTCCTGCTCGGCAAGGAAGAGCGGGCGCTGTTCGACAGCGCAATCGTCGTGCGCGACGAACCGCATCGTCCGCGCGGGCTGCGCAGCCGGGCCTTCGACGGAGAGGGCCTGCCGACCGCCGCGCGCGATATCGTCGCCGATGGCCGCATTACGGGGTGGCTGCTCGACACCGCGTCGGCGAAGCAGCTCGGGCTCGAACCGACCGGCCATGCGAGCCGCGGCGGCGGAGCGTCGGGGGTCTCTGCCAGCAATCTGCATCTCGCGGCCGGGTCGATTGCGCCCGACGCGCTGATCGCCGACATCGACCGCGGCGTCTATATCACCGAACTGATCGGCCAAGGCGTCAACCCCGTGACCGGCGATTATAGCCGCGGCGCATCGGGTTTCCTGATCGAGGGCGGGCGGATCGCCGGCCCGATCGCCGAATTCACGATCGCGGGCAATCTGATCGACATGTTCGCCGCGCTGGTCCCCGCCGACGATCTGGTCTTCCGCCACGGCACCAACGTGCCGACGCTGCGCATCGACGGCATGACCGTCGCCAGCAGCTAG
- a CDS encoding NAD(P)H-quinone oxidoreductase, with the protein MTSLPESMTAVAIREPGGPEVLVAEQRPVPRPGPGELLIRVAAAGVNRPDVLQRMGFYPPPPGASDLPGLEIAGTVVATGPGGDPEMLGQAVCALVGGGGYAEYCVAPVGSVLPVPAGFTMAEAAALPETVFTVWHNLFERGWIKEGETALVHGGTSGIGTTAIGLCKLFDIRIIVTCGSADKCDAARALGADLAIDYSAEDYVEAVKGFTGGAGVDVVLDMVGGDYVPRNLACLADDGRHVTIAFQRGAKAEIDMSQLMRRRLTMTGSTLRARSADFKAALADEIHKTLWPRLSSGAWKPAMDQSFPLADAAAAHARMQAGAHVGKIVLKIG; encoded by the coding sequence GTGACCAGCCTGCCCGAGAGCATGACCGCCGTCGCGATCCGCGAACCCGGCGGCCCCGAAGTGCTCGTTGCCGAGCAGCGACCCGTGCCGCGGCCGGGGCCGGGCGAGTTGCTGATCCGCGTCGCCGCGGCGGGGGTGAACCGTCCCGACGTGCTCCAGCGCATGGGCTTCTATCCGCCGCCGCCCGGCGCGTCGGACCTTCCCGGCCTCGAAATCGCCGGGACAGTGGTCGCGACCGGACCGGGCGGCGATCCCGAAATGCTGGGGCAGGCGGTGTGCGCGCTGGTCGGGGGCGGGGGCTATGCCGAATATTGCGTCGCGCCCGTGGGCAGCGTGCTGCCCGTTCCCGCAGGATTCACCATGGCCGAAGCGGCGGCACTGCCCGAAACGGTGTTCACGGTATGGCATAATCTGTTCGAGCGCGGCTGGATCAAGGAAGGGGAGACAGCGCTCGTCCACGGGGGGACCAGCGGTATCGGAACGACGGCGATCGGCCTGTGCAAGCTATTCGATATCCGCATCATCGTCACCTGCGGCAGCGCCGACAAATGCGACGCGGCGCGGGCGCTCGGCGCCGACCTCGCGATCGATTATTCGGCCGAGGATTATGTGGAGGCGGTAAAGGGCTTTACCGGCGGGGCGGGGGTCGATGTCGTGCTGGATATGGTCGGCGGCGATTATGTGCCGCGCAATCTTGCGTGTCTGGCCGACGACGGGCGGCACGTCACCATCGCCTTCCAGCGGGGCGCGAAAGCCGAAATCGACATGTCGCAGCTCATGCGCCGCCGCCTGACGATGACCGGATCGACGCTGCGGGCGCGCAGCGCCGACTTCAAGGCCGCGCTGGCCGACGAGATTCACAAGACGTTGTGGCCGCGCCTTTCCAGCGGGGCCTGGAAGCCCGCGATGGATCAATCCTTTCCGCTTGCCGATGCCGCCGCTGCGCACGCGCGGATGCAGGCGGGCGCGCACGTCGGAAAGATCGTCCTCAAGATCGGATAA
- the clpA gene encoding ATP-dependent Clp protease ATP-binding subunit ClpA: MPSFSESLEKTLHNALKAASERHHEYATLEHLLYALIDDEHAAEVMRACGVALGELQSAVVHYLDTELDSLKVEGHSDPSPTSGFQRVVQRAILHVQSSGKDEVTGANVLVALFSERESYAVYFLQQQDLTRLDAVSYLSHGVGKGGKPSPTAEPEEKEEAKDKSEGKNKKETALDQFTVNLNEKAKGGKVDPLIGRSAEVDRTIQILCRRSKNNPLYVGDPGVGKTAIAEGLARKIIEGDVPEVLKEAVIYSLDMGALLAGTRYRGDFEERLKQVVSELEGMPHAILFIDEIHTVIGAGATSGGAMDASNLLKPALSGGVIRCIGSTTYKEFRNHFEKDRALLRRFQKIDVIEPSIEDTKKILAGLRDAFESHHNVKYTADAINAAVELSSRYINDRKLPDKAIDVIDEVGAMQMLVPPSKRRKTITAKEIEAVIATMARIPPKSVSSDDKKVLETLETDLKRVVFGQNTAIEVLSSAIKLSRAGLRDPEKPIGNYLFSGPTGVGKTEVAKQLAHLLGIPLQRFDMSEYMERHSVSRLIGAPPGYVGYDQGGLLTDAIDQNPHCVLLLDEIEKAHPDLFNILLQVMDNGRLTDHHGKTVDFRNVILIMTTNAGASDMTRESIGFGTQTREDAQEEAVKRMFTPEFRNRLDAIVPFGYLPPEVVARVVDKFILQLELQLADRNVHIQLDDKAREWLTAKGYDKLYGARPMGRLIQEKIKQPLAEELLFGKLVHGGEVKVKLKTGEDAKVGNPLSFEITPAAPKASKGKGKAKAEKAAE, translated from the coding sequence ATGCCGTCCTTTTCGGAGTCCCTCGAAAAGACCCTGCACAACGCGCTGAAGGCCGCGTCGGAGCGCCACCACGAATATGCGACGCTGGAGCATCTGCTCTACGCGCTGATCGACGACGAACATGCTGCCGAAGTGATGCGCGCGTGCGGCGTCGCGCTGGGCGAGTTGCAGTCGGCGGTGGTCCATTATCTCGACACCGAACTCGACAGCCTGAAGGTCGAGGGGCACAGCGACCCCTCCCCAACCAGCGGTTTCCAGCGCGTCGTCCAGCGCGCGATCCTGCACGTCCAGTCGTCGGGCAAGGATGAGGTGACGGGCGCGAATGTCCTCGTCGCGCTGTTTTCGGAGCGCGAGAGCTATGCGGTCTACTTCTTGCAGCAGCAGGATCTGACGCGGCTCGACGCCGTTTCCTACCTCAGCCACGGGGTCGGCAAGGGCGGCAAGCCGTCGCCCACCGCCGAGCCCGAGGAAAAGGAAGAAGCGAAGGACAAGAGCGAAGGCAAGAACAAGAAGGAAACCGCGCTCGACCAGTTCACGGTCAACCTCAACGAAAAGGCGAAGGGCGGCAAGGTCGACCCGCTGATCGGCCGCAGCGCCGAGGTCGACCGCACGATCCAGATCCTTTGCCGCCGCAGCAAGAACAACCCGCTCTATGTGGGCGACCCCGGCGTCGGCAAGACCGCGATCGCCGAGGGCCTCGCGCGCAAGATCATCGAGGGCGACGTGCCCGAGGTGCTGAAGGAAGCGGTGATCTATTCGCTTGATATGGGCGCGCTGCTCGCCGGCACGCGCTATCGCGGCGATTTCGAGGAGCGGCTGAAACAGGTCGTCTCCGAACTCGAAGGCATGCCGCACGCGATCCTGTTCATCGACGAGATCCACACGGTGATCGGCGCCGGCGCGACGAGCGGCGGCGCGATGGATGCGTCGAACCTCCTGAAGCCCGCATTGTCGGGCGGTGTGATCCGCTGCATCGGTTCGACCACCTACAAGGAGTTCCGCAATCATTTCGAGAAGGACCGCGCGCTGCTGCGCCGGTTCCAGAAGATCGACGTGATCGAACCGAGCATCGAGGACACGAAGAAGATCCTCGCCGGCCTGCGCGACGCGTTCGAGAGCCATCATAATGTGAAATACACCGCCGACGCGATCAACGCGGCGGTCGAGCTGTCATCGCGTTACATCAACGACCGCAAGCTGCCCGACAAGGCGATCGACGTGATCGACGAAGTCGGCGCGATGCAGATGCTGGTGCCGCCGTCGAAGCGCCGCAAGACGATCACCGCGAAGGAGATCGAGGCGGTGATCGCGACGATGGCGCGTATCCCGCCGAAATCGGTGTCGAGCGACGACAAGAAGGTTCTCGAAACGCTCGAGACCGACCTCAAGCGCGTCGTCTTCGGTCAGAATACCGCGATCGAGGTGCTGTCGTCGGCGATCAAGCTCAGCCGCGCCGGGCTGCGCGATCCCGAAAAGCCGATCGGCAATTATCTGTTCAGCGGCCCCACCGGCGTCGGCAAGACCGAGGTCGCGAAACAGCTCGCGCATCTGCTCGGCATTCCGCTCCAGCGGTTCGACATGTCCGAATATATGGAACGCCACTCGGTGAGCCGCCTGATCGGCGCGCCGCCGGGCTATGTCGGCTATGACCAGGGCGGCCTGCTGACCGACGCGATCGACCAGAACCCGCACTGCGTGCTGCTGCTCGACGAGATCGAGAAGGCGCATCCCGACCTGTTCAACATCCTGCTCCAGGTGATGGACAATGGCCGGCTGACCGACCACCACGGCAAGACGGTCGACTTCCGCAACGTGATCCTGATCATGACGACCAATGCGGGCGCGAGCGACATGACGCGCGAGTCGATCGGTTTCGGCACCCAGACGCGCGAGGATGCGCAGGAAGAGGCGGTGAAGCGCATGTTCACCCCCGAATTCCGCAACCGCCTCGATGCGATCGTCCCCTTCGGCTATCTGCCGCCGGAAGTCGTGGCGCGCGTTGTCGACAAGTTCATCCTGCAACTCGAACTGCAGCTTGCCGACCGCAACGTCCACATCCAGCTCGACGACAAGGCGCGCGAATGGTTGACCGCCAAGGGCTATGACAAGCTCTATGGCGCACGCCCGATGGGCCGCCTGATCCAGGAAAAGATCAAGCAGCCGCTCGCCGAAGAACTGCTCTTCGGCAAGCTCGTCCACGGCGGCGAGGTCAAGGTGAAGCTGAAAACCGGCGAGGATGCCAAGGTCGGCAATCCGCTGAGCTTCGAAATCACCCCGGCGGCGCCCAAGGCGAGCAAGGGCAAGGGCAAGGCCAAAGCTGAGAAGGCGGCAGAGTAG
- a CDS encoding demethoxyubiquinone hydroxylase family protein, with protein MMTADRKTASMIRVDQAGEYGATRIYAGQLAVMGDRHPMAREIAHMAEQEERHRKFFDAMVARRGVRPTALQPFWNVAGFALGAVTAAMGPRAAMACTAAVETEIDRHYREQLDTLGDSDPELSAAVADFRAEELEHKEAAIAAGAESAPAYPLLSLAIRAGCRAAIALSKRI; from the coding sequence ATGATGACAGCTGACCGCAAAACGGCCTCGATGATCCGCGTCGATCAGGCGGGCGAATATGGCGCGACGCGCATTTATGCGGGTCAGCTCGCGGTGATGGGCGACCGCCATCCGATGGCGCGCGAGATCGCGCATATGGCCGAACAGGAAGAGCGACACCGCAAATTTTTCGACGCGATGGTCGCGCGCCGCGGCGTGCGCCCCACCGCGCTTCAGCCTTTCTGGAACGTCGCAGGCTTCGCGCTCGGCGCCGTCACCGCCGCGATGGGGCCGCGCGCCGCCATGGCCTGCACCGCCGCCGTCGAGACCGAGATCGATCGCCACTATCGCGAACAGCTTGATACGCTGGGCGACAGCGACCCCGAACTGAGCGCAGCGGTTGCCGATTTCCGCGCCGAAGAGCTGGAGCATAAGGAAGCGGCGATTGCCGCGGGGGCCGAAAGCGCACCCGCCTATCCGTTGCTCAGCCTCGCGATCCGCGCGGGCTGCCGCGCAGCCATCGCGCTGTCGAAGCGTATCTGA
- a CDS encoding disulfide bond formation protein B, with translation MRTSRYAAPLAALAIPLALYGGALVSQFGFGLHPCEMCYWQRWPHQAAIVLAALALLLSRNTAAMRGLTLLAAIAIAISGVIGVFHAGVEYGFWEGLTTCSTGVSGPVSLSDIMAAPITRCDVPQWTLLGVSLAGFNAIFSLAGAALVLTLLRRRPTSAA, from the coding sequence ATGCGAACTTCGCGTTACGCCGCGCCGCTTGCCGCGCTTGCCATCCCGCTGGCGCTCTATGGCGGTGCGCTGGTGTCGCAATTCGGCTTCGGACTCCACCCGTGCGAGATGTGCTACTGGCAGCGCTGGCCGCATCAGGCGGCGATCGTGCTGGCGGCGCTGGCACTGCTGCTCTCCCGCAATACGGCGGCGATGCGCGGGCTGACTCTGCTCGCCGCAATCGCCATCGCGATCAGCGGCGTCATCGGCGTCTTTCACGCCGGGGTCGAATATGGCTTCTGGGAAGGGCTGACGACGTGCAGCACCGGCGTCAGCGGACCGGTATCGCTCAGCGACATCATGGCGGCGCCCATCACCCGCTGCGACGTCCCGCAATGGACGCTGCTCGGTGTTTCGCTCGCCGGTTTCAACGCGATCTTCTCGCTCGCCGGCGCGGCGCTCGTCTTGACCTTGCTGCGCCGCCGTCCCACATCGGCGGCATGA
- the rplQ gene encoding 50S ribosomal protein L17, with product MRHKSGGRKLQRTGAHRIAMFRNMSASLIKHEQITTTVAKAKELRPYVEKLITLAKRGGLANRRLAMSRLMDEAQLQKLFDVLAERYKDRNGGYTRIIKAGIRASDAAPIAIIEFVDRDVDAKGQDSGPVLTDEELEDAA from the coding sequence ATGCGTCATAAATCGGGTGGCCGGAAGCTTCAGCGCACCGGCGCGCATCGCATCGCGATGTTCCGCAACATGTCGGCTTCGCTCATCAAGCATGAGCAGATCACGACGACCGTCGCCAAGGCGAAGGAACTGCGTCCCTATGTCGAAAAGCTGATCACGCTCGCGAAGCGTGGCGGCCTTGCCAATCGCCGTCTGGCGATGAGCCGTCTGATGGACGAAGCGCAGCTTCAGAAGCTGTTCGACGTCCTCGCCGAACGCTACAAGGACCGCAACGGCGGCTACACCCGCATCATCAAGGCCGGCATCCGCGCTTCGGACGCCGCGCCGATCGCGATCATCGAATTCGTCGACCGCGACGTCGATGCCAAGGGCCAGGATTCGGGCCCGGTGCTGACCGACGAGGAACTGGAAGACGCGGCCTGA